The following coding sequences lie in one Panicum virgatum strain AP13 chromosome 6N, P.virgatum_v5, whole genome shotgun sequence genomic window:
- the LOC120677794 gene encoding putative germin-like protein 12-4, with product MASSKLFLHFVLLALIVCGAVASDPSPLQDFCVADKDSPVRVNGLPCKDMTDVKVDDFFLAANLDKPMDTTLNKVMSNVTLINAMKLPGLNTLGISMARIDYAPRGQNPPHTHPRATEILTVLEGSLYVGFVTSNPDNKFFSKMLNKGDVFVFPQGLIHFQFNPSYDKPAVAIAALNSQNPGAITIANAVFGSHPPIADDVLAKAFQVDKKAVDWLQAQFWENNHN from the exons ATGGCCTCCTCCAagttatttcttcactttgttcTTCTCGCATTGATCGTTTGCGGGGCCGTGGCTTCAGATCCTAGTCCTCTCCAGGACTTTTGTGTTGCTGACAAAGACTCGCCTG TACGAGTCAATGGGTTGCCGTGCAAGGATATGACAGATGTGAAGGTAGATGACTTCTTCCTTGCAGCTAATCTGGACAAGCCAATGGATACTACTCTGAATAAGGTCATGTCAAATGTCACCTTGATCAATGCGATGAAGCTCCCAGGTCTGAACACCCTCGGCATCTCCATGGCAAGGATTGACTATGCTCCTCGAGGACAGAACCCTCCACACACGCACCCCCGCGCCACAGAGATCCTAACGGTCCTTGAGGGATCACTCTATGTTGGCTTCGTCACATCTAACCCTGACAACAAATTCTTCAGTAAGATGCTCAACAAAGGAGACGTTTTCGTGTTCCCGCAGGGCCTAATCCACTTTCAGTTCAATCCGAGCTATGACAAGCCAGCTGTTGCCATCGCTGCACTGAACAGCCAGAACCCTGGCGCAATAACCATTGCCAATGCTGTATTTGGATCACACCCACCAATTGCAGATGATGTTCTTGCAAAGGCTTTTCAGGTGGACAAGAAGGCTGTGGATTGGCTTCAAGCTCAGTTTTGGGAAAATAACCACAACTAA